Proteins found in one Podarcis muralis chromosome 5, rPodMur119.hap1.1, whole genome shotgun sequence genomic segment:
- the LEPROT gene encoding leptin receptor gene-related protein, whose product MAGIKALVGLSFTGAMGLTFLVLGCALESYGVYWPLFVLIFYFISPIPHFITKRVSDDTDAASSACRELACFFTTGIVVSAFAFPIILARVEVIKWGACCLVLAGNAVIFITILGFFVLFGRGDDFSWEQW is encoded by the exons CCCTGGTTGGCTTATCGTTCACTGGAGCTATGGGTCTGACGTTTCTTGTATTGGGGTGTGCACTGGAAAGTTACGG CGTCTACTGGCCTTtatttgttttgatattttacTTCATAAGTCCTATTCCCCACTTCATCACAAAAAGAGTAAGCGATGATACTGATGCCGCAAGCAGTGCCTGCAGGGAGTTGGCATGTTTCTTCACGACTGGAATTGTGGTTTCTGCCTTTGCGTTTCCTATTATCCTTGCACGCGTTGAAGTG ATCAAGTGGGGAGCTTGTTGCCTTGTTCTGGCTGGAAATGCAGTAATTTTCATTACCATTTTAGGCTTTTTTGTTCTATTTGGAAGAGGAGATGATTTTTCCTGGGAACAGTGGTAG